Proteins co-encoded in one Clostridia bacterium genomic window:
- a CDS encoding NADH-quinone oxidoreductase subunit NuoF: MAKINSLSELTALREQAVKTLNKQKKKVLVCCGTGCVAGGSLIIYDKIKAFCEERNIDVCVELQHEPHEDNIGLKKSGCHGFCEMGPLLKIEPLGILYIKVKPEDVAEIVEKTILNDEVIDRLLYKLNDKTYQSQEEIPFYKKQTRMVLANCGQNDAEDILEYIAKGGYTALEKALFKMTPDEICEEVEISKLRGRGGGGFPTARKWKQVKRQTEEIKYVVCNGDEGDPGAFMDRSIMEGDPHKMLEGMMIAGIATGASEGYVYVRAEYPLAVNRLNIAIDKAREYGLLGKNILGSDFSFDIHVNKGAGAFVCGEGSALTASIEGSRGMPRVKPPRTVEKGLFGKPTVLNNVETFANVPIIISNGAENFKKIGTENSPGTKAFALTGNVVNTGLIEVPMGTTLREVIFDIGGGIKGGKEFKAVQIGGPSGGCLCLPDEHLDLPMDFDSLKKVGAMIGSGGLVVMDDSTCMVEVSRFFMNFTQNESCGKCVPCREGTKRMLEILERIVGGNGTVEDIDLLEELSDMISSTALCGLGKTASFPIQSTLKYFKDEYLAHVVDKKCPAGDCQALKTFYIDKDLCKGCSKCARNCPVNAITGEIKKPYVIDPVKCIKCGACVENCAFNAVKEG, translated from the coding sequence TGAAGAAAGAAACATTGATGTTTGCGTTGAACTTCAGCATGAACCTCATGAAGATAATATCGGCTTAAAGAAGAGTGGATGTCATGGTTTTTGTGAAATGGGTCCGCTTCTAAAAATTGAGCCTTTAGGAATTTTATATATAAAAGTTAAGCCTGAAGATGTTGCAGAAATTGTTGAAAAAACAATTTTAAACGATGAAGTAATTGACAGACTTTTATATAAACTAAACGATAAAACATATCAGAGTCAGGAAGAAATACCTTTCTATAAAAAACAGACTCGTATGGTACTTGCAAACTGTGGTCAGAACGATGCAGAAGATATATTAGAATACATAGCAAAAGGCGGATATACTGCCTTGGAAAAAGCATTGTTTAAAATGACACCTGACGAAATTTGCGAAGAAGTTGAAATTTCCAAATTAAGAGGTAGAGGCGGCGGTGGCTTCCCTACAGCAAGAAAATGGAAACAGGTTAAAAGACAAACAGAAGAAATCAAATATGTTGTATGTAATGGGGACGAAGGCGACCCTGGAGCATTTATGGACAGAAGTATTATGGAGGGGGACCCTCACAAAATGCTTGAAGGTATGATGATTGCAGGTATTGCTACAGGTGCTTCTGAAGGTTATGTATATGTTAGAGCAGAATATCCTCTTGCAGTTAACAGACTTAATATTGCTATCGATAAAGCAAGAGAATACGGACTTCTTGGTAAAAATATTTTAGGTTCAGATTTCTCATTTGACATTCATGTTAATAAAGGTGCAGGAGCATTCGTATGTGGTGAAGGAAGCGCTCTTACTGCATCAATAGAAGGTTCAAGAGGTATGCCAAGAGTTAAACCTCCAAGAACTGTTGAAAAAGGTCTTTTCGGAAAACCTACTGTTTTAAATAATGTTGAAACATTTGCAAATGTTCCTATAATTATTTCAAACGGTGCAGAAAACTTTAAAAAGATTGGTACTGAAAACAGCCCTGGTACAAAAGCATTTGCTTTGACAGGTAATGTGGTTAACACAGGTCTTATAGAAGTTCCTATGGGAACAACATTAAGAGAAGTTATCTTTGATATCGGTGGTGGTATCAAAGGCGGAAAAGAATTTAAGGCTGTTCAGATTGGTGGTCCTTCAGGTGGTTGCTTATGTTTACCTGACGAGCATCTTGATTTACCTATGGACTTTGACTCTCTTAAAAAAGTTGGAGCAATGATAGGTTCTGGTGGTCTTGTTGTTATGGATGACAGTACATGTATGGTTGAAGTATCTAGATTCTTTATGAACTTTACTCAGAACGAATCTTGCGGTAAATGTGTTCCATGCCGTGAAGGAACAAAGAGAATGCTTGAAATTTTAGAAAGAATTGTTGGCGGAAACGGTACAGTAGAAGATATAGATTTACTTGAAGAATTATCAGATATGATTTCAAGTACTGCTCTTTGCGGTCTTGGTAAAACTGCTTCATTCCCTATCCAGAGCACACTGAAATATTTTAAAGATGAATATCTTGCTCACGTTGTTGATAAGAAATGTCCTGCTGGAGACTGTCAGGCTCTTAAAACATTCTATATTGATAAAGATCTTTGTAAAGGTTGTTCAAAATGTGCAAGAAACTGTCCTGTTAATGCAATTACAGGAGAAATCAAGAAACCATATGTTATAGATCCGGTTAAATGTATCAAATGTGGTGCTTGTGTAGAAAATTGTGCGTTTAATGCAGTTAAGGAGGGATAA
- a CDS encoding [FeFe] hydrogenase, group A: MAKGIMYVDGRRVPFDGEKNVLQVIRNAGIEIPTFCYYSELSVHGACRMCVVENEWGGIEASCSMEPKDQLKIKTNTKKLLKHRRMILELLLAAHCRDCTICSRNGKCKLQKLAVQFGISKVRFNDTRTIEPLDETSLAIDRDLNKCILCGDCVRVCDEIMGMGVIDFAYRGSELKVTPAFNRNIIDTDCIGCGQCAAVCPTGAITVKRDIGKVWDALHDENKRVVFQIAPAVRVAIGEEFHMDKGLNVMGKLVASLKRMGVDEVFDTTLAADLTVVEESNEFIERLENNGKFPMFTSCCPGWINFIEHRKPELSHNISSCKSPMEMFGAVLKEYYKEEKNNDGRDLYVVAVMPCSAKKIEAGREEFTRNNVPDVDCVITTQELATMIKESGIRFTELEEEAPDMPFGIGSGAGVIFGTTGGVAEAVIRRCHEEKTSNALAEIEFCGVRGMEAVKEATLNVGEKEIKIAVVHGLKNAQELLKKLENNEVYYDLVEVMACPGGCVGGAGQPLGFTPEKVKRAKGLYNADKVSQIKHSESNPTVLSLYDGVLKNRTHELLHVHYNFGK, encoded by the coding sequence ATGGCTAAAGGAATTATGTATGTCGATGGCAGAAGAGTGCCTTTTGACGGAGAAAAAAATGTTTTACAGGTTATTAGAAATGCAGGTATAGAAATTCCAACATTCTGTTATTATTCTGAATTATCTGTTCACGGTGCTTGCCGTATGTGTGTTGTTGAAAATGAATGGGGAGGAATAGAAGCATCCTGTTCAATGGAGCCTAAAGACCAGTTAAAAATTAAAACAAACACCAAAAAACTTTTAAAACACAGAAGAATGATTCTTGAACTTTTACTTGCTGCTCACTGCAGAGATTGTACAATATGCAGCCGCAACGGAAAATGTAAGTTGCAGAAACTTGCAGTTCAGTTCGGTATCAGCAAAGTAAGATTTAACGATACAAGAACAATAGAACCATTAGATGAAACAAGCCTTGCAATAGACAGAGACCTTAACAAATGTATCCTATGCGGCGACTGTGTTCGTGTGTGTGATGAAATTATGGGTATGGGAGTTATCGACTTTGCATACAGAGGCTCTGAACTTAAAGTTACCCCTGCTTTTAACAGAAATATTATCGATACTGATTGTATCGGTTGCGGTCAGTGTGCTGCAGTGTGTCCGACAGGTGCTATTACTGTTAAAAGAGATATCGGAAAAGTATGGGATGCTCTTCATGACGAAAATAAGAGAGTTGTATTCCAGATTGCCCCTGCAGTTCGTGTTGCAATAGGCGAAGAATTCCATATGGATAAAGGCTTAAATGTTATGGGAAAACTTGTTGCATCACTTAAGAGAATGGGTGTTGACGAAGTTTTTGATACAACTTTGGCTGCCGACCTTACAGTTGTTGAAGAATCAAACGAATTTATTGAAAGACTTGAAAATAACGGTAAATTCCCAATGTTTACTTCATGCTGTCCTGGTTGGATAAACTTTATTGAACATAGAAAACCAGAACTTAGTCATAACATTTCTTCTTGTAAATCTCCTATGGAAATGTTTGGCGCAGTGCTTAAAGAATACTATAAGGAAGAGAAAAATAACGATGGCAGAGATTTATATGTTGTTGCAGTAATGCCATGTTCTGCTAAGAAAATAGAAGCAGGAAGAGAAGAATTTACAAGAAATAATGTGCCTGATGTTGACTGCGTAATTACAACTCAGGAACTTGCAACAATGATTAAAGAAAGTGGTATCAGATTTACCGAACTTGAAGAAGAAGCACCTGATATGCCATTCGGTATAGGCAGTGGTGCAGGGGTAATCTTTGGTACAACTGGCGGTGTTGCTGAAGCAGTTATAAGAAGATGCCACGAAGAAAAAACTTCAAATGCACTTGCTGAAATTGAGTTCTGTGGCGTAAGAGGCATGGAAGCAGTTAAAGAAGCAACATTGAATGTAGGAGAAAAAGAAATTAAAATCGCAGTAGTTCACGGGCTTAAAAATGCTCAGGAATTATTAAAGAAATTAGAAAATAATGAAGTATATTATGACCTTGTAGAAGTTATGGCATGTCCTGGAGGATGTGTTGGTGGAGCAGGTCAGCCTCTTGGCTTTACTCCTGAAAAAGTAAAAAGAGCAAAAGGGTTATATAATGCAGATAAAGTTTCTCAGATTAAACATTCTGAAAGCAATCCTACAGTTTTAAGTTTATACGATGGAGTTCTTAAAAACAGAACCCATGAATTATTACATGTTCACTATAATTTTGGCAAATAA
- the spoVAC gene encoding stage V sporulation protein AC, whose protein sequence is MKKITNNQYNDLVNEKTPGSSLISKSLKAFVTGGLICTVAQIIFNLMLSIGLDEKTVSSFTSISMVFLGALFTGLGLYNKMAKFGGAGTLVPITGFANAVVSPALEFKSEGYILGLGAKMFIIAGPVLVYGVTASIVCGLLVILSRMVF, encoded by the coding sequence ATGAAAAAAATAACAAATAATCAATATAATGACCTGGTAAATGAAAAAACACCCGGCTCATCTTTGATAAGTAAAAGTTTAAAAGCGTTTGTAACAGGTGGCTTAATCTGTACAGTGGCACAAATTATTTTTAATCTTATGTTAAGTATCGGACTTGACGAAAAAACAGTTTCGTCATTTACATCAATCTCAATGGTGTTTTTAGGAGCGCTTTTTACAGGGCTTGGCCTTTATAATAAAATGGCAAAGTTTGGAGGCGCAGGAACATTGGTTCCTATAACAGGTTTTGCAAATGCAGTCGTATCTCCTGCACTGGAATTTAAATCAGAAGGTTATATACTTGGTCTTGGTGCAAAAATGTTCATAATTGCAGGGCCGGTATTAGTTTACGGTGTAACTGCATCAATAGTATGCGGATTACTTGTAATTTTATCAAGAATGGTATTTTAA
- the spoVAD gene encoding stage V sporulation protein AD, protein MKKIGKQTVELKNKPVISGHYSIVGPKEGEGPLARYFDKILEDSKFGEDTWEKSESKFVKTAIENALKKANLTVNDIDYIFSGDLLNQCASSSFAIKDMEIPFFGLYGACSTMAESLSLAAMTVDGEFAENVVAVTSSHYCSAERQFRFPLEYGGTRPETSQWTVTGSGAVVVSDAGDGPYINRLTTGKIVDLGVKDANNMGAAMAPAAADTIITFFEDTKEDPDSYDLIITGDLGKIGSEILNDILRKNGYKLNNLNDCGVLIYDIETQDVHSGGSGCGCSASVLTSFILPQIICGKYKKVLFIATGALMSTTTTQQGSSIPGIAHLVEIIK, encoded by the coding sequence ATGAAAAAAATAGGCAAACAAACAGTAGAATTAAAAAATAAACCTGTTATATCAGGCCATTATTCAATAGTCGGCCCAAAAGAAGGGGAAGGCCCTTTGGCAAGATATTTTGATAAGATTTTAGAAGACTCAAAATTCGGCGAGGACACATGGGAAAAGTCGGAAAGTAAGTTTGTAAAAACTGCCATAGAAAATGCGCTTAAAAAGGCAAATTTAACCGTAAACGATATAGATTATATATTTTCGGGCGACCTTTTAAATCAATGTGCGTCAAGCAGTTTTGCAATCAAGGATATGGAAATACCTTTCTTTGGTTTGTACGGAGCGTGTTCAACCATGGCAGAAAGCCTCTCTCTTGCCGCAATGACTGTTGACGGAGAGTTTGCTGAAAATGTAGTTGCAGTAACCTCATCACACTATTGTTCAGCAGAAAGACAATTCCGTTTTCCTTTAGAATACGGAGGAACAAGACCGGAAACTTCACAATGGACAGTAACAGGCTCTGGCGCAGTCGTTGTTTCTGATGCAGGAGATGGTCCTTATATCAACAGATTAACAACAGGAAAAATTGTAGATTTAGGTGTAAAAGATGCAAATAATATGGGTGCAGCAATGGCACCCGCAGCAGCAGACACTATTATCACATTTTTTGAAGATACCAAGGAAGACCCTGACAGTTATGACTTGATAATTACAGGAGATTTAGGGAAGATAGGTTCTGAGATTTTAAATGATATTCTTAGGAAAAACGGATATAAACTAAATAACTTAAATGACTGTGGGGTTTTGATATATGATATAGAAACTCAGGATGTTCATTCAGGGGGAAGCGGATGCGGATGCTCTGCAAGTGTTCTAACAAGTTTTATATTACCTCAGATAATATGCGGTAAATATAAAAAAGTGCTTTTTATTGCAACAGGAGCATTAATGAGTACAACAACTACTCAGCAGGGTTCAAGCATTCCTGGTATTGCACACTTAGTGGAAATTATTAAATAA
- the spoVAE gene encoding stage V sporulation protein AE: protein MEYFWAFVIGGILCIIGQLLIDLTKLTPARILVIYVVAGTILTVLGLYQPLVDLAGCGATVPLTGFGYSLGKGVLEGIDKKGLLGVFTGGLEATSGGIAAAIFFGFLVSLIFKPKEKK from the coding sequence ATGGAATATTTCTGGGCATTTGTTATTGGGGGAATACTTTGTATTATAGGTCAGTTACTCATAGATTTAACAAAACTGACTCCTGCAAGAATACTTGTCATATATGTTGTGGCAGGAACAATTCTTACCGTGTTGGGATTATATCAGCCATTGGTGGACTTGGCAGGATGTGGGGCAACAGTACCACTTACAGGTTTTGGATATTCACTGGGAAAAGGAGTGTTAGAGGGTATAGATAAAAAAGGTCTTCTCGGCGTATTCACAGGAGGCCTTGAAGCAACAAGCGGAGGAATAGCCGCAGCAATCTTTTTCGGATTTTTAGTTTCTCTTATTTTTAAACCAAAGGAGAAGAAATAA
- a CDS encoding sodium:solute symporter, with product MLLKISLLIVFFSVMIAVGLICRKNSTDVNGFVLGGRSVGPWLTAFAYGTSYFSAVIFVGYAGQFGWKFGIASTWIGIGNAVIGSLMAWIILGRRTRLMSQHLHSATMPEFFGKRYLSTPLKITASVIVFIFLIPYTASLYNGLSRLFSMAFPGIDYSVCVIVMAILTGIYVIAGGYMATAINDFIQGIIMIIGIVAVILTVLSQNGGFLESLKGLAMVEDAVPGVYNSFFGPDPLGLMFVVILTSLGTWGLPQMVQKFYAIKSENDINKGTIISTLFAVVVAGGCYFLGGFGRLYSGKLNVINGLPEGGFDSIIPAMLSSLPDVLIAIVIILVLSASMSTLSSLVLASSSTLTLDMIKGHIIKNMTDKKQVFIMRVFIVIFITVSAVIALNKDKLGYIADMMGISWGALAGAFLAPFLYGLYFKKTTKLSVWVCFILGSGIMVLNMFFRSSFPIILQSPINCGVSAMVAGLVVIPIVSLITKKMDKNEVENMFMCYEKEVVVHVKESLGK from the coding sequence ATGTTATTAAAAATTTCATTGCTGATAGTTTTCTTCTCAGTAATGATAGCAGTCGGGCTTATCTGCAGAAAGAATTCAACCGATGTTAACGGTTTTGTATTAGGGGGGCGTTCAGTTGGTCCCTGGCTTACAGCGTTCGCATATGGAACTTCATATTTTAGCGCAGTAATATTTGTTGGTTATGCAGGTCAGTTCGGTTGGAAATTCGGAATAGCATCCACCTGGATAGGTATAGGTAACGCAGTTATCGGTTCACTTATGGCGTGGATAATATTAGGCAGAAGAACAAGGCTTATGTCTCAGCATCTTCATTCTGCTACAATGCCTGAATTTTTCGGTAAAAGATATTTAAGCACACCACTTAAAATAACAGCATCTGTTATTGTATTTATATTTTTAATTCCGTATACAGCATCTTTATATAACGGTTTATCAAGACTGTTTTCAATGGCATTTCCAGGTATAGACTACTCTGTATGTGTAATAGTTATGGCAATTCTTACGGGAATATATGTTATTGCAGGTGGATATATGGCAACTGCAATTAACGATTTTATTCAAGGAATAATAATGATAATTGGTATAGTTGCAGTTATTTTAACAGTTCTTTCTCAGAACGGTGGTTTTTTAGAATCTTTAAAAGGTCTTGCTATGGTAGAAGACGCAGTTCCTGGAGTGTATAATTCATTTTTCGGTCCTGACCCGTTAGGCCTTATGTTTGTGGTTATATTAACTTCACTCGGTACATGGGGGCTTCCTCAGATGGTGCAAAAGTTTTATGCAATAAAGAGCGAAAATGATATAAATAAAGGAACAATTATTTCAACATTATTTGCAGTTGTGGTTGCAGGTGGATGCTACTTCTTAGGAGGTTTTGGCAGACTCTACTCAGGTAAATTAAATGTAATAAACGGTTTACCTGAAGGTGGCTTTGATTCTATAATTCCTGCAATGCTTTCAAGCCTTCCCGATGTGCTTATTGCAATAGTGATAATTTTAGTATTGTCAGCATCAATGTCAACTTTATCATCATTGGTGTTAGCCTCAAGTTCAACATTAACTCTTGATATGATAAAAGGTCATATAATTAAAAATATGACAGATAAAAAACAAGTTTTTATAATGAGAGTGTTTATAGTTATCTTTATTACTGTGTCAGCAGTTATAGCACTTAATAAAGATAAATTAGGATATATTGCCGATATGATGGGAATATCATGGGGTGCATTGGCAGGAGCATTCCTTGCACCGTTCTTATACGGACTTTACTTTAAGAAAACAACAAAACTTTCAGTCTGGGTATGCTTTATTTTAGGCTCAGGAATAATGGTTTTAAATATGTTCTTTAGAAGTTCGTTCCCTATAATATTGCAATCACCAATTAACTGTGGTGTAAGTGCAATGGTGGCAGGTCTTGTAGTTATTCCGATAGTAAGTCTGATTACTAAAAAAATGGATAAAAACGAAGTGGAAAATATGTTTATGTGCTATGAAAAAGA